The following DNA comes from Saccharomyces cerevisiae S288C chromosome XIII, complete sequence.
ATAGATATAGGAAGCCTTACCGTTGGCAACGAAGTTTTGCTTTTCAATGGCGTCATGGGATGCATAAAGGGAACAGTGAAGACAAAATATTGAGCAGACGACAGATTTTCATATcaatgaagtttttttaCAATAGTTTACAAATCATGATTTTACATACTCAAATATGTGCAGGTTGATACAGACAACGTACGTAGAAGACAACAAACAGAAAACAGCGGTTTATACATTTATTTAAATGACATACAGTGGAGAAGCagagaaaggaaaaggagTGCGATGAGAACAGAAGATGAATACTTCGGTTGTGTTGGTTCCACGTACACATTAATAGCATTAAAAATTGATCCTCTGAAATTACTTATGAGTTTTACGTCTTTTGGTATTTGGCGTTTTTCCACTGGCACCAATTGTAATGTTAACCTTTGGAGGGACTGGAAAACCGTAAGACTTTGCTACTTTGGCTAAATCCAGCTTATCGATTTGATAGACAGTTTTCAAAGAGTGGGAAGCGTACGCTTGTAAATAAGATCTATAACCATCCTTGGCTGTTTGATGTAGATAATAGTTGGATttaattaatttttctaattgTGATTGAACGTTTgcaattttgttttccgGGAATTCGTACTCATTTAATGGGACCTTGGAAGCCTTTAGATATCTTAAAAACCCTAATTCATTAGGTGTTAAAAACATTAAAGATTTACCCTTACCTTTAGTGCCTCTTGCGGTTCTTCCGACTCTATGAATATAATCTCTTGGATCATCAGGAGGGTCGAATTGAATGATCCAGTCCACAGCAGGGATATCTAGCCCTCTAGCTGCGACATCTGTACAAATCAAGATACCTCTTTCCGCATTACAGAATTCGAAAAATGTATTTGTTctcttttgttgtttttgcTTACCGTGTAATTCGAGGACTGGCAAATCAATATAGTTCAATAATTCAGCGTAATATTTCACAGAGTTACaagatgataaaaatacaataattttctttttttgatttcttttcaagaaagaaaataacaacAAAAATCTCTTATCACTGTCACATACCACATAGCCTTGTTCTAATCCATCTGCGGTGGAGTTGTCGGTTTCAGGAACGACATTAATGAAAAGAGGGCCCGGTCTCAGCGAGATTCTAGCCAAATCCTCAACTTTGGTCGTTTGTGTAGCTGAAAATAACATGGATTGCCTATCTTCGTTTGGCAAGATCTTAATTATCTGCCtcatttcatcttcaaaccCAATTTCTAAGATTCTGTCCGCTTCATCGATAATCAAAGCCTTCAAGTTCTTGAATACAAATCCTTTTGTATTTTGTAAGTGATCCAATAATCTTCCAGGGGTAGCAATCAACATGTTAACAcctttcatcaatttttcgGCTTCCTGTCTTCTATTTGCACCACCAATGACAATACCAAATGTCTGTGAATGGAATTCCATTAACTCTCTTGCCACTCCAAAAATCTGTAAAGCCAACTCTCTTGTAGGCGTAATGACAATTATACCGGTACCATTTCTTggtttgaatttcaaagaatgCAATAGTTCAATAGCAGGGATGAGAAACGCTAGAGTTTTACCAGAACCTGTCTTGGCAGCACCAAGAACATCCCTACCGGCCAAAAGAGGTGGGATAGTCCTTGCCTGAACAGAAGTCATAGTGGTAAATCCCATCTTTTCAATGGCCTTTAAAGTTGGCTGTGATAACTTTAGTTCTTCGAACTTTTCCACACAAGTAGTTTGTTCTCCCTCAGGTGCGGcattgttttgttttgaagTGCTCTTTTCATCTACTACAGGTTCTTCTGTAGATTCAGAATCTCTAGAACGTTTATTTGACGGGGTAGCCATACTTCTCCTGTTAATATTGCTCAGCTTATCTAATTATTATAGTATACAGTTATCCAATAGCTATGTACTCAAGTACCGTGTATACACTATAAAatctcatctcatcgcTAAAGctaatattgaaaaaaaaaaaaaaaaaaaaaagaaaaagcaaataaaaaattttcaattcgGGTAACGAAGAATCGACTCTCGCCGGGTAAACAATTCTTAGTCGTCATACACTCCTCTTTACGTTAAGAAAATAGAAGTAGCAGCGCTTTGTAAAGCATTAAAGCGTCATGGATTGCAAAATACACATAATATATCACTTGTGATAGTGAGAAATGGAATGAAGTGGTTTAAGATGCTCTTTTACCAATAAACATATTGCGCctatcaaatcattttcCACCCCTGTTAACTGATACAGATATAGCCTTACATATAACTTTTGCACTCCCTAAAATTACCATGGCTGTTCACCGCCTGCTATCATCCATGTTTTTACATACATCTATTAGGTTTGCCATCTTAGCCGCCGAAGCTATCGTTGCCGGTACAGGCGCTCCTTGAATAACCCCCTCCCCCCCACGctattcttcaaattccgATTTCAGcttctctttgtttttccttttttggCACCTCGGAAAAACCTCCACGTGTTAGGTTATTCCGCCGATTCCACGGGTGGGGTGCTACCAAGACTcctgaaaaagaaactgtatgacgaaaagaaaaaaaaaaagctgcTTGAATTCCAACACCGCTTTCTTGTTCTGACAATAGAAAGGGGGATTcctaaaaaaagaaaaagagggCGGGGTTTATCATGTACTCAGAATATGAAAACGTGTCGAACGGGGATGActtcttctgcttcttTACTTCTTTCTATTTAGAGTgacagtttttttatttgttttgctaacttgtttatttattaatttcTTGTTTGCTCCTTCAGTTACCTACCACGACTGTCTCAGCCAAACCGCGATATTTTCATACAATTGACATTACAacagttcaaaaagaaaaatacacATCCAGGATATGACTACAGCTAGTTCTTCTGCTTCCCAGCTACAACAGCGCCTGCCGGAAGAAAAACCTTGGCCGCAACTGAGTGGCAGCAATGCAGACGCTCAAACCTTCAAATGTAAATACGTAACCAACCACAACTCCTTGGGCGATGGGAATTTTAGCGTCGTGAAAGAATGTATGAATATACACACAAAGGATTTGTACGCGATGAAGCTTATTAAGAAACAAACTGTCAAGAACAAAATTCAACTTATTCAAAGAGAGTTCGACCTTTTGAGGTCAATAAGCGAGAAAATCAGAgatatggaaaaaaagaatgaacaTTCTTTGGACATTTTTGAGGGGCATCACCATATTTTACAACTTTTCGACTATTTTGAGACGGCAGATAACATTGTCCTGATCACTCAGCTGTGTCAGAAGGGAGATTtgtatgaaaaaattgttgaaaatcAGTGTTTAGACCTCGAAACTCAAGTTACCTCGTACTGCGCCTGTTTGGTGAGCGTTCTCGAGTTTTTGCATTCTCAAGGTATTGTTCATAGAGACTTGAAAGCAGAAAACGTCTTATTCAGATTGAGAGTGAacgaaaacgaaaaaaacCTACAGGGTGAACACCACGGAGATTTCAAATACGATCTCTTGGCACACGACCTAGTTCTCGCCGATTTTGGTCTTGCTGCTGAATATAACACAAGTAAGGTAAACTCGTTAAAGGAGTTTGTTGGAACCATCTCGTATATTGCTCCAGAAATCGTCAAGTGCAAAGGTGTCGGTGAAATGACTCCTGATCAAGTTGGCAAACTAGACAAGTATGGTTGTCCGGTGGATATATGGGCCCTTGGTGTACTGACATATTTCATGGCCTTCGGCTATACGCCCTTTGACTGTACCACAGACGACGAAACTCTGGAATGTATTTCAAAATGTGACTATTACGTCGACGAACAAATGATGCACGACCCTAAATACGAacaattttggaattttgttcaatGCTGTTTTACTATTGACCCGGCCGTTAGGCGTTCTGCTaagaatttgaaacagCATCCCTTTATTAAGGATTATTTTGCtacttcaaattctttg
Coding sequences within:
- the HAS1 gene encoding ATP-dependent RNA helicase HAS1 (ATP-dependent RNA helicase; involved in the biogenesis of 40S and 60S ribosome subunits; localizes to both the nuclear periphery and nucleolus; highly enriched in nuclear pore complex fractions; constituent of 66S pre-ribosomal particles) — encoded protein: MATPSNKRSRDSESTEEPVVDEKSTSKQNNAAPEGEQTTCVEKFEELKLSQPTLKAIEKMGFTTMTSVQARTIPPLLAGRDVLGAAKTGSGKTLAFLIPAIELLHSLKFKPRNGTGIIVITPTRELALQIFGVARELMEFHSQTFGIVIGGANRRQEAEKLMKGVNMLIATPGRLLDHLQNTKGFVFKNLKALIIDEADRILEIGFEDEMRQIIKILPNEDRQSMLFSATQTTKVEDLARISLRPGPLFINVVPETDNSTADGLEQGYVVCDSDKRFLLLFSFLKRNQKKKIIVFLSSCNSVKYYAELLNYIDLPVLELHGKQKQQKRTNTFFEFCNAERGILICTDVAARGLDIPAVDWIIQFDPPDDPRDYIHRVGRTARGTKGKGKSLMFLTPNELGFLRYLKASKVPLNEYEFPENKIANVQSQLEKLIKSNYYLHQTAKDGYRSYLQAYASHSLKTVYQIDKLDLAKVAKSYGFPVPPKVNITIGASGKTPNTKRRKTHK
- the TDA1 gene encoding protein kinase TDA1 (Protein serine/threonine kinase; negative regulator of glucose starvation signaling pathway; null mutant is sensitive to expression of the top1-T722A allele; not an essential gene; relocalizes from nucleus to cytoplasm upon DNA replication stress), giving the protein MTTASSSASQLQQRLPEEKPWPQLSGSNADAQTFKCKYVTNHNSLGDGNFSVVKECMNIHTKDLYAMKLIKKQTVKNKIQLIQREFDLLRSISEKIRDMEKKNEHSLDIFEGHHHILQLFDYFETADNIVLITQLCQKGDLYEKIVENQCLDLETQVTSYCACLVSVLEFLHSQGIVHRDLKAENVLFRLRVNENEKNLQGEHHGDFKYDLLAHDLVLADFGLAAEYNTSKVNSLKEFVGTISYIAPEIVKCKGVGEMTPDQVGKLDKYGCPVDIWALGVLTYFMAFGYTPFDCTTDDETLECISKCDYYVDEQMMHDPKYEQFWNFVQCCFTIDPAVRRSAKNLKQHPFIKDYFATSNSLNTKDTPNFSFHPTIRRVSSTASMHTLRSPSKSRKTTTLAYLNMDGGSSETSTAFSSKMDLPDLYVDRTINSRERSLNRIRDTLKKTLSMTSLKPAGTFDYLHANKNGTSLSSSKSGLVKKNSTFVLDPKPPKNSLMNGCFSTTPESRSNFNTPKTLSRQGSSTSVKKYVNEVDLLLTPRTASMSSNDTTAINDYDTTNDKNPARKHAASFQVNVDDSDGDETMQI